In Pseudanabaena galeata CCNP1313, one genomic interval encodes:
- a CDS encoding phage integrase N-terminal SAM-like domain-containing protein, with product MTITLATVTTEFLERTGLAQSTVQSYELSLMPLLKEYGSYPIELLSRATLTKYLEGLTDLAYTTHHRHQAILQALFNFAVERGYLKANPIVRLHRRKPNPERVRP from the coding sequence TTGACTATCACACTAGCTACAGTTACCACTGAATTCCTAGAGCGTACAGGACTAGCCCAAAGCACCGTGCAATCCTACGAACTAAGCCTAATGCCACTACTCAAAGAATATGGCAGTTATCCCATTGAATTATTGAGTCGAGCAACCCTAACAAAATACCTAGAAGGCTTAACAGATCTCGCCTATACGACCCATCACCGTCACCAAGCCATCCTCCAAGCCCTATTCAACTTTGCCGTAGAGCGCGGTTATCTAAAAGCCAACCCCATCGTCCGACTGCATCGGCGCAAACCAAACCCAGAGAGGGTGCGACCTTGA
- a CDS encoding ISKra4 family transposase: protein MSAKLISVEGTKVKIELTIELSESMLDSEGNIQEGLNEAGCIAAKEAMKHLDTDGSAIKLGEKTWRTKGEEEKAYQTPYGEVVVARHVYQSAGGGKTYCPMERNARIVVTSTPKFAKQISSKMANGVAREVQRDLRDNHGREVAVSYIQRLSEAVGSIVQAKEESDNYEPPEIDVKIESVGIGLDGTCMLMCEDGWREAMVGTISLYDSEGERQHTIYLGATPEYGRKRFLERLEREIRQTKDRYPNATYVGIADGAESNWKFLNEHTEEQILDFYHASGYLGILAEVLHPKQIPEQKEWLKNSCHQLKHEIGSAEKFYNQMVLAMTENKLTETMREKLQASITYFNNHLWQMDYAQFQQKTYPIGSGVTEAACKTLIKQRLCCSGMRWKDKGASIILSLRALVLTSTRWEQFWDNLNQYGFPAAV, encoded by the coding sequence ATGTCGGCAAAGTTAATAAGTGTAGAAGGCACAAAAGTAAAAATCGAACTTACAATTGAATTGAGTGAATCGATGTTAGATAGTGAAGGTAATATTCAAGAAGGATTGAACGAAGCAGGGTGTATAGCAGCTAAGGAAGCAATGAAACATTTAGATACAGATGGTTCAGCAATAAAGCTAGGAGAGAAAACATGGCGAACAAAGGGAGAGGAAGAGAAAGCATATCAAACTCCTTACGGCGAGGTAGTAGTAGCAAGGCATGTATATCAAAGTGCGGGTGGGGGAAAAACTTATTGCCCCATGGAAAGAAACGCACGAATAGTTGTGACATCAACACCAAAGTTCGCCAAACAAATATCATCGAAAATGGCTAATGGGGTAGCAAGAGAAGTACAACGAGATTTGCGTGATAATCATGGGCGTGAGGTAGCAGTATCCTATATTCAGAGATTGAGCGAAGCGGTTGGCAGCATTGTGCAAGCAAAAGAAGAAAGTGACAATTATGAGCCGCCAGAGATAGATGTCAAGATTGAATCGGTTGGTATAGGGTTAGATGGAACCTGTATGCTGATGTGTGAAGATGGCTGGCGAGAAGCTATGGTAGGGACGATATCATTATATGATAGTGAAGGAGAACGTCAGCACACGATCTATCTGGGAGCAACACCAGAATATGGTAGGAAGCGATTTTTAGAACGATTAGAGCGAGAAATCAGACAAACAAAAGATCGATATCCTAATGCAACCTATGTAGGAATTGCTGATGGAGCCGAATCCAACTGGAAATTCTTAAATGAACACACAGAAGAGCAGATCCTCGATTTTTATCATGCTTCAGGTTATTTGGGAATACTAGCCGAAGTTCTACATCCTAAGCAAATTCCCGAACAAAAAGAATGGCTTAAAAATAGTTGTCATCAACTCAAACATGAAATCGGAAGTGCCGAAAAATTCTACAACCAGATGGTACTGGCGATGACTGAAAATAAGCTAACCGAAACCATGAGGGAAAAGCTCCAAGCTTCGATTACTTACTTTAACAATCATTTGTGGCAAATGGACTATGCTCAATTCCAACAGAAAACCTATCCGATTGGCTCTGGTGTGACCGAAGCTGCTTGCAAGACTTTAATAAAGCAACGATTATGTTGCTCTGGGATGCGTTGGAAGGACAAGGGGGCGAGCATAATTTTGAGTTTAAGAGCTTTAGTTTTAACTTCTACTCGTTGGGAGCAATTCTGGGACAATCTCAATCAGTATGGGTTTCCTGCTGCTGTCTAA
- a CDS encoding double zinc ribbon domain-containing protein, whose protein sequence is MNILQGDKSPNSGETLAAYVKRIRISLGLNQRELAAISSIHLQSLGKIERGLTAKLSSHSKTGLASALQVPVEYLEAVSRGTSIEPVSMLKFCPSCWTPGNPADPMWMDVRAKFCFLCGGKLGDRCTHCQQTISSLKHHFCPFCGSPYKSKLISQSSSG, encoded by the coding sequence GTGAATATTTTACAGGGTGATAAATCGCCTAACTCTGGTGAAACCTTGGCTGCCTATGTCAAACGTATCCGAATTTCCCTCGGTTTGAATCAGAGGGAGTTGGCGGCGATTTCGTCGATTCATTTGCAGAGTTTGGGCAAGATTGAACGGGGACTGACGGCTAAGCTGAGTTCTCATAGTAAAACTGGTTTGGCTTCGGCTTTGCAAGTTCCCGTGGAATATTTAGAGGCTGTTTCTCGTGGTACTTCCATTGAGCCTGTTTCTATGCTTAAGTTCTGTCCATCTTGCTGGACTCCTGGCAATCCTGCTGATCCTATGTGGATGGATGTCAGGGCTAAGTTTTGCTTTCTCTGTGGGGGGAAACTTGGCGATCGCTGTACTCATTGCCAGCAAACTATTTCTTCGCTCAAGCATCACTTCTGTCCTTTTTGTGGTTCTCCCTATAAGTCTAAACTGATTTCTCAAAGCTCGTCTGGGTAA
- a CDS encoding thioredoxin domain-containing protein, with the protein MKIKYLASFAAIALLSTGVFIACATPEASKDNAASTTTTTATKPDPCAAKSADPCAAKKADPCAAKSADPCAAKKADPCAAKSADPCAAKKADPCAAKSASAASIGGPLAQKLQGKPVVVDVYASWCSACKNIAPTVSDLKKEYEGKVEFVVLDVSDKSTTAAAEATAQELGLSKFLAENKTQTGSLTIVDPATGKILAQHRNNADKMAYTKVLDAALTK; encoded by the coding sequence ATGAAAATTAAGTATCTGGCTTCATTCGCAGCGATCGCACTCTTGAGTACGGGCGTATTTATTGCTTGCGCTACACCAGAAGCATCCAAAGACAATGCTGCTAGCACCACAACCACTACGGCAACTAAACCCGATCCTTGTGCTGCAAAATCTGCTGACCCTTGCGCCGCCAAGAAAGCCGATCCTTGTGCTGCAAAATCTGCTGACCCTTGTGCTGCCAAGAAAGCCGATCCTTGTGCTGCAAAATCTGCTGACCCTTGTGCTGCGAAGAAAGCTGACCCTTGTGCTGCAAAATCTGCCTCGGCCGCTTCTATTGGTGGACCTCTGGCGCAAAAGCTGCAAGGCAAGCCCGTTGTGGTTGATGTTTATGCTAGTTGGTGTTCTGCTTGCAAAAATATCGCCCCAACCGTCTCCGATCTAAAAAAGGAATATGAAGGTAAAGTGGAATTTGTGGTGCTAGATGTATCTGACAAATCCACCACGGCGGCAGCGGAAGCTACTGCTCAAGAGCTAGGACTGAGCAAATTTCTTGCCGAGAATAAAACCCAAACGGGATCTCTCACAATTGTCGATCCTGCCACGGGCAAAATCTTGGCTCAACATCGCAACAATGCCGACAAAATGGCTTACACCAAAGTTTTGGATGCTGCGCTGACAAAATAA
- a CDS encoding thioredoxin domain-containing protein, with translation MKVKYLRTLTAIALLSVGTAIALAKPESLQKSLSEAIAGEAAYAQSTSVGGPLAKKLQGKPVVVDIYASWCAACKNVAPTLSQLKQQYAGKVHFVVLDVSDRSSTAKSEAIAKELGLSNFFAANKTQTGSLTIVDPSSGKILSQHRNNANKSTYTKVLDAALAKR, from the coding sequence ATGAAAGTTAAGTACCTGAGAACATTGACCGCGATCGCCCTGTTAAGTGTTGGCACAGCGATCGCCTTAGCAAAGCCAGAATCGCTCCAAAAATCCCTATCGGAAGCGATCGCAGGTGAAGCCGCCTATGCCCAATCCACCTCTGTCGGTGGACCTCTCGCCAAAAAGTTGCAAGGTAAGCCTGTCGTTGTTGATATCTACGCTAGTTGGTGTGCTGCTTGCAAAAATGTTGCCCCAACCCTTTCCCAACTTAAACAACAATACGCAGGCAAAGTTCACTTTGTAGTGCTAGATGTATCAGATCGATCCAGCACAGCCAAATCAGAGGCGATCGCCAAAGAGCTAGGACTCAGCAATTTCTTTGCCGCCAATAAAACTCAAACAGGTTCTTTAACTATTGTCGATCCATCTTCAGGCAAAATCCTTTCGCAACACCGCAATAATGCTAATAAGTCTACCTATACCAAGGTCTTAGATGCAGCTTTGGCAAAAAGGTAA
- a CDS encoding Tn3 family transposase: MTAIERTAYPRFKSQATVKELAELYTPSASEINLAKGHVKSKRGLLRFLVMLKSFQRLGYFPLSSDVPPTVISHIRACLNLSANICAIPPERSRYYYAEAIRAYLRVSPFDRKAQTAIATVIATSAEIMEYPADLINVAVEELVKARYELPAFSTIDRLVGHIRAVVNNRLFQRIAKAMSPNQQAFVDELVSNSTPESELTFSLLRAAPKSDRLSHIQALQTKFDQILTFGDARQLLLKIAPAKVKSFAAQAKALAMTDLREMNLAKRRALLVCLLYRVQVKTRDHLVEMFLKRVQKMHQCAKDKLVELREQNLTKTESMLAVLTEILQTSTGETDTASLGGRVQSVLETHGGAAALLAQCEEITAYNTDNYLPLIWRFYSRYRSVLFPLVRGLEIQSASQDLSLTAALTLVLAHENRRSKWLSAEDLDLSFMSDRWRRLVVVESDGISQLVRQQFEVCVFTYLAAELKSGDACVVGSENYADFREQLLSWDECQPKLADYCQQTGMALTAAKFVEQLQSCLTQTAIAVDQICKDGTQVTISADAVPVLKRITAEPPPSGAIELESAILQRLPERSVLDILCNVEHWLNWVRHFGHVSGSESKIENPSERYILTVFGYGCNLGPNQTARHTRGQVSSRMLAYVNRQHISIPQLEAAMRDLINAYNRLELPKCWGTGKRAAADGSKFQLYENNLMSEYHIRYGGYGGIAYHHVSDTYIALFTHFINCGVWEAVYILDGLLKNTSDIQPDTLHADTQGQSTTVFGLSYLLGIKLMPRIRNWQDCKFFRPSLDSVYEYIDPLFKDVVDWSLIRTHWQDLMRVVLSIQSGKLLPSTLLRKLGSYSRKNRLYQAFRELGRVVRTVFLLEYISDRGLRREITACTNVVEGYNHFLDWIFFGKEGVITENDPEEQEKRLKYLDLVANAVILHNAVDLSLVIQQLKAEGFKFDRSMLVTLSPYLTRHLKRYGDFVIDLQSIPFPLEGAILIPLDSV; encoded by the coding sequence ATGACTGCTATTGAACGCACGGCTTATCCTCGATTCAAATCTCAAGCAACCGTGAAAGAACTTGCTGAACTATATACTCCGTCAGCATCTGAGATAAATCTAGCGAAGGGTCATGTCAAAAGTAAGCGGGGGTTACTGCGATTTTTAGTCATGCTCAAGTCATTTCAACGATTGGGATATTTCCCACTGTCATCCGATGTACCGCCCACAGTGATCAGTCATATTCGGGCTTGCTTAAACCTCAGTGCTAATATCTGTGCTATCCCGCCCGAACGTTCTCGTTACTACTATGCTGAGGCGATTCGGGCTTATTTGAGAGTTAGTCCTTTCGACCGCAAGGCGCAAACGGCGATCGCTACTGTCATTGCTACATCGGCGGAGATCATGGAATATCCTGCTGATTTAATCAATGTTGCGGTTGAAGAGTTGGTGAAAGCGCGTTATGAATTACCTGCTTTTAGTACGATTGATCGTTTGGTCGGTCATATCCGTGCTGTTGTGAATAACCGCTTGTTTCAGCGTATTGCTAAGGCGATGAGTCCAAATCAACAAGCCTTTGTGGATGAATTGGTCTCTAATTCAACGCCAGAATCGGAATTAACTTTCAGCTTATTGAGAGCAGCACCGAAAAGTGATCGCCTCTCTCATATTCAGGCTTTACAAACTAAGTTTGACCAAATACTTACTTTTGGTGATGCAAGGCAGTTGCTGCTGAAAATTGCCCCTGCCAAGGTCAAATCTTTTGCAGCACAAGCAAAAGCCTTGGCAATGACAGATCTCCGAGAGATGAATCTAGCGAAACGTCGCGCTCTGTTGGTATGCCTGCTCTATCGTGTGCAAGTTAAAACCCGTGACCATTTAGTAGAGATGTTTCTCAAGCGCGTGCAGAAAATGCATCAATGTGCCAAAGATAAATTGGTGGAGTTACGAGAACAGAATTTGACCAAAACTGAATCGATGTTGGCAGTGCTAACCGAGATTTTACAGACATCAACTGGGGAGACTGATACGGCGAGTTTGGGTGGACGGGTGCAATCTGTTTTGGAAACCCATGGGGGAGCTGCCGCTTTATTAGCACAGTGCGAGGAGATTACGGCTTACAATACCGATAATTATTTGCCTTTAATATGGCGGTTTTATAGTCGCTATCGTTCGGTTTTGTTTCCCTTGGTGCGTGGGTTAGAAATCCAGTCTGCTAGCCAAGATCTTTCCTTGACGGCAGCTTTGACTCTGGTTTTGGCTCATGAAAACCGTCGCTCTAAATGGTTGTCTGCGGAAGATCTCGATTTAAGCTTTATGAGCGATCGCTGGCGACGATTAGTGGTGGTTGAATCTGATGGTATTTCACAGTTAGTCCGTCAGCAATTCGAGGTCTGTGTCTTTACCTATTTGGCAGCCGAGTTGAAAAGTGGTGATGCTTGTGTGGTGGGTTCGGAAAACTATGCTGACTTCCGCGAACAGTTATTGTCTTGGGATGAGTGTCAGCCAAAATTGGCTGATTACTGCCAACAAACAGGTATGGCGCTTACGGCGGCTAAATTTGTTGAACAGCTTCAATCTTGTTTGACTCAAACTGCGATTGCTGTAGACCAAATCTGTAAGGATGGTACACAAGTGACGATTAGTGCTGATGCTGTACCTGTACTCAAAAGGATTACGGCGGAGCCGCCTCCATCGGGTGCGATAGAGTTGGAGTCGGCAATTTTACAACGGCTCCCTGAACGTAGTGTTTTGGATATTCTCTGTAATGTGGAACATTGGCTCAATTGGGTGCGCCACTTTGGTCATGTTTCTGGTTCTGAGTCAAAGATTGAGAATCCGTCTGAACGTTATATCTTAACGGTGTTTGGCTATGGTTGTAATCTTGGTCCTAATCAAACTGCTCGTCATACTCGCGGACAGGTCAGTTCAAGGATGCTGGCTTATGTGAATCGTCAACATATTTCGATTCCTCAACTTGAGGCGGCGATGCGAGATTTGATTAATGCTTATAATCGCTTGGAGTTACCGAAGTGTTGGGGAACTGGCAAACGGGCGGCGGCTGATGGTAGTAAGTTTCAGCTTTATGAGAATAATTTAATGTCTGAGTATCACATTCGTTATGGTGGCTATGGGGGGATTGCTTACCATCATGTATCTGATACTTATATTGCTCTGTTTACCCATTTCATCAATTGTGGTGTTTGGGAAGCAGTTTATATTCTTGATGGTTTACTCAAGAATACTTCCGATATCCAACCTGATACTTTGCACGCTGATACCCAAGGACAGTCTACTACTGTGTTTGGCTTGTCTTATCTGTTGGGAATTAAACTCATGCCTCGGATTCGTAACTGGCAGGACTGTAAGTTCTTTCGTCCCAGTCTGGACTCTGTTTATGAGTATATTGACCCATTGTTTAAAGATGTGGTTGATTGGTCGTTAATTCGTACTCACTGGCAGGATTTGATGCGGGTTGTTTTATCAATTCAATCAGGTAAGTTGTTGCCTTCGACGCTGTTACGAAAGCTTGGTAGTTACAGTCGCAAAAATCGTCTCTATCAGGCTTTCAGGGAATTAGGACGGGTTGTTCGTACAGTATTTCTACTGGAATATATTTCTGACCGTGGTTTGCGCCGCGAGATTACGGCTTGTACAAATGTGGTGGAGGGCTACAATCATTTCCTTGATTGGATATTTTTTGGTAAGGAGGGTGTTATTACGGAAAATGATCCTGAAGAGCAGGAGAAGCGTCTCAAGTATCTCGATCTGGTTGCTAATGCGGTCATTCTTCATAATGCTGTTGACCTTTCTCTCGTGATTCAGCAACTCAAGGCGGAGGGTTTCAAGTTTGATCGTTCGATGTTGGTGACTCTCAGCCCTTACTTGACGAGGCATTTGAAGCGCTATGGCGATTTTGTGATTGATTTGCAATCTATTCCATTTCCCTTGGAAGGTGCTATTTTAATCCCTCTTGATTCGGTATAG
- a CDS encoding IS630 family transposase, translated as MSSLTGNRVNPQKKTFHADKQESEAVKQLRLEYQLIMWAIETNNLVFIDESGTNLNMARTYARSKKGTRAHGCKPHNKGKNLTIIAAIAITGVIAALSFFGSNNAVTFLFYVTEVLVPQLNDTMVVVMDNLNLHCSDEVRTAIENTGAKLIFLPTYSPDLSPIEMFWSKIKSILRSIAPRTTEQLYDAITLAFNSVSDSDFFGWFYECDARTTLI; from the coding sequence TTGTCGAGCCTTACAGGAAATCGAGTTAACCCGCAAAAAAAAACTTTTCATGCCGACAAACAAGAAAGTGAAGCAGTCAAACAGTTGAGACTAGAATATCAACTGATAATGTGGGCAATCGAAACCAATAATCTGGTGTTTATCGATGAGTCAGGCACAAACCTAAATATGGCTAGGACTTATGCAAGGTCAAAAAAAGGCACAAGGGCGCATGGCTGTAAACCACACAACAAAGGTAAAAATCTGACCATCATTGCGGCGATCGCGATTACGGGGGTAATTGCGGCTCTATCATTTTTTGGCAGTAACAATGCGGTAACTTTTTTGTTTTATGTGACTGAGGTACTTGTACCACAGCTAAACGATACGATGGTCGTCGTGATGGATAATCTCAATCTCCACTGTAGCGATGAGGTCAGAACTGCGATTGAGAATACTGGCGCTAAACTGATTTTCTTGCCCACTTATTCTCCTGATTTATCACCGATTGAGATGTTTTGGTCAAAAATCAAATCCATTCTGCGTTCGATTGCTCCGAGAACCACTGAGCAGCTTTATGATGCTATCACTCTCGCTTTCAATTCTGTTTCCGATTCTGACTTCTTTGGCTGGTTTTACGAATGTGACGCTCGTACCACGCTCATTTGA
- a CDS encoding helix-turn-helix domain-containing protein, whose amino-acid sequence MQTGKAYSQDLRERVIAGYQKGKTTMKEVADRFAVSRSWVNNLVQRQKQTGSVAAKPHGGGAVAKVNATHYPILEAIIEGQNDITLLEISQRFAEKTEILVSQSTICRALQEIELTRKKKLFMPTNKKVKQSNS is encoded by the coding sequence ATGCAAACAGGAAAAGCGTATTCACAGGATTTGAGAGAACGAGTAATCGCAGGGTATCAAAAAGGAAAAACCACGATGAAAGAAGTAGCCGATAGGTTTGCAGTAAGTCGAAGCTGGGTCAATAATCTGGTACAAAGACAAAAACAAACAGGGAGTGTGGCGGCAAAACCCCATGGAGGAGGAGCAGTAGCCAAAGTCAACGCAACCCATTACCCAATCCTAGAAGCAATCATTGAAGGACAAAATGATATAACCTTGCTAGAAATCAGTCAAAGGTTCGCGGAAAAGACAGAGATATTGGTAAGTCAGTCCACGATTTGTCGAGCCTTACAGGAAATCGAGTTAACCCGCAAAAAAAAACTTTTCATGCCGACAAACAAGAAAGTGAAGCAGTCAAACAGTTGA
- a CDS encoding glycosyltransferase family 4 protein, giving the protein MRIAQIAPLWEQVPPPAYGGTELVVSLLTEELVKRGHDVTLFASGDSITSAKLESVHPRALRLDTSVKDPNIYDMLNMSRVYENAAQFDIIHSHVGCVSLPYTNLVKTPTVHTLHGIFTPDNEKLFSHVRNQPFISISNSQRDMNLGLNYVSTVYNGIAPNTYSFYPKPERPPYLAFLGRISPEKGAHLAIEIAKRSGWHLKMAGKVDAVDLEYFETKILPHIGGSQIEFLGEANHHQKSVLMGGAVATLFPITWKEPFGLVMIESMVTGTPVIAISLGSAPEVIADGVSGFLCQTVDECVDAIALAARLDRRTCRDHVLINFTAKRMTDGYEAVYQKILAEKYSRNGQKHDLVMQTY; this is encoded by the coding sequence ATGAGAATTGCCCAAATTGCCCCACTATGGGAGCAGGTTCCTCCCCCCGCCTATGGCGGTACTGAACTTGTGGTCAGCTTACTCACCGAAGAATTAGTCAAGCGTGGTCATGATGTCACTCTATTTGCTTCAGGAGATTCTATAACCTCAGCTAAGTTAGAATCCGTTCATCCCAGAGCATTACGTTTAGATACCAGCGTTAAAGATCCCAACATCTATGACATGTTAAACATGAGTCGTGTGTACGAAAATGCTGCTCAATTTGATATAATCCATTCCCATGTAGGTTGTGTATCATTGCCCTATACCAATTTAGTGAAAACGCCTACAGTTCATACTCTCCATGGCATTTTCACACCCGATAATGAGAAGCTATTTAGCCATGTAAGAAATCAACCATTCATTAGCATTTCTAACTCTCAGAGGGATATGAATTTAGGCTTAAACTATGTATCTACAGTTTATAACGGCATTGCTCCTAATACTTATAGTTTTTATCCCAAGCCAGAACGTCCACCGTATCTGGCTTTTTTGGGTCGAATCTCTCCTGAAAAGGGAGCGCATTTAGCGATTGAGATCGCCAAACGTTCAGGGTGGCATCTTAAAATGGCTGGAAAAGTTGATGCTGTAGATTTGGAATACTTTGAGACAAAAATTCTTCCCCATATTGGTGGCAGCCAAATTGAATTTCTAGGCGAGGCTAATCACCATCAAAAGAGTGTTCTTATGGGTGGAGCTGTGGCAACGCTTTTTCCCATTACATGGAAAGAACCCTTTGGACTAGTAATGATCGAATCGATGGTAACAGGAACTCCTGTAATTGCCATCAGTTTAGGTTCAGCTCCCGAAGTAATCGCCGATGGAGTGAGCGGGTTTCTCTGTCAGACTGTTGATGAATGTGTAGATGCGATCGCCCTCGCAGCTAGATTAGATCGGCGCACTTGTCGCGATCATGTCTTGATAAATTTCACAGCAAAACGCATGACAGATGGCTATGAAGCTGTATATCAAAAGATTTTGGCAGAAAAGTATTCTCGAAATGGGCAGAAGCACGACTTGGTAATGCAAACCTATTAA
- a CDS encoding tyrosine-type recombinase/integrase yields the protein MRSHPPEKGEHHADGVIRYLSPEQIVSLYQVVERDGRMKALVCLLHRTGARIAEILSLQLAEINLKERKFQVIGKGNKTRWCFYSEDAATGLEKYLKYYRHKESPALFTTQQPVTEKVTPLSYQTAHRDWTKLTKNDPKLQGIRMHDLRHTFATERVGLMGIEELRALMGHTNINTTLRYQKVTSERAEITAHKALNQLLQNSENSQT from the coding sequence TTGAGGTCGCACCCCCCAGAGAAAGGAGAACATCATGCCGATGGAGTAATTCGATACCTATCGCCCGAACAGATCGTCAGTCTCTACCAAGTCGTAGAACGCGACGGTCGCATGAAAGCATTGGTCTGCTTGCTGCATCGCACAGGAGCGAGGATCGCGGAAATCCTGAGCTTGCAATTAGCAGAAATCAACCTCAAAGAACGTAAATTTCAAGTGATCGGCAAAGGCAATAAAACCCGATGGTGTTTCTACAGCGAAGATGCGGCAACCGGATTAGAAAAATATCTAAAATACTATCGACACAAGGAATCACCAGCCTTATTCACCACCCAACAGCCTGTGACGGAGAAAGTTACCCCCTTGAGTTATCAGACAGCCCATCGTGACTGGACAAAATTAACTAAGAATGACCCAAAACTCCAAGGTATCAGAATGCACGACCTCCGTCACACCTTTGCCACCGAGAGAGTTGGCTTAATGGGTATCGAAGAATTACGCGCCTTAATGGGACATACAAATATCAACACCACCTTACGCTATCAAAAAGTTACTTCTGAACGAGCAGAGATAACTGCTCACAAAGCTTTAAATCAACTGCTCCAAAACTCAGAAAACAGCCAAACTTAA
- a CDS encoding thioredoxin family protein, whose protein sequence is MSEQVVFQGRLAFEKLKAESDKLILLEVGAPHCSACETLKPLLHQLAAEQDGNFYLVDIDMTEEPDLAIEFGVRSAPTVLLFKGDRLIEKIAGLKPKKFYSETIQKSLYSNARDI, encoded by the coding sequence GTGTCAGAACAAGTTGTATTTCAAGGTCGTCTTGCTTTTGAGAAGCTGAAAGCAGAATCGGATAAGTTGATTCTTCTGGAAGTTGGTGCGCCCCATTGTAGTGCTTGCGAAACCTTAAAACCTTTGCTCCATCAACTTGCTGCCGAACAAGATGGCAATTTCTATCTAGTTGATATTGATATGACCGAAGAGCCAGACTTAGCTATTGAATTTGGTGTGCGCTCTGCCCCAACAGTGCTTCTATTCAAAGGCGATCGCCTAATTGAGAAAATTGCAGGACTTAAGCCTAAAAAGTTCTATTCTGAAACAATTCAGAAGTCTTTATATAGCAACGCAAGAGATATCTAG
- a CDS encoding cytochrome c biogenesis protein CcdA, whose product MQTTTTKKNSPKIPKKWFVFGGLALLGFVLALLIIDPVSKGLEYAISVVENRYQEWFAQQDTANPLVLMPLAFIGGLIASISPCILAMLPLNLSYIGTRNITSRKDAFIKAGMFVLGNVIILSLFGLVSSFAGFVIVEYRGHINVAVGAIILIMGLGLLGLIKIPLPQVNVGGTNFGPFGVGLTYALVSSPCASPVLFAVIAASAASGSQVLSVLTMVSYALGYTIVIFLSSLLTGFAKQANLLMKYSEGITKFGSIALILAGIYYLFVGVQWFIGG is encoded by the coding sequence ATGCAAACTACTACTACCAAAAAAAACAGCCCTAAAATACCTAAAAAATGGTTTGTTTTTGGAGGATTAGCACTTCTAGGGTTTGTACTCGCTCTATTAATTATTGACCCAGTATCTAAGGGACTGGAATATGCCATCTCTGTTGTGGAAAATCGCTATCAGGAATGGTTCGCGCAACAAGACACAGCTAATCCATTGGTACTGATGCCTCTCGCATTTATTGGTGGTTTGATTGCTAGTATTTCTCCCTGCATTCTTGCCATGCTGCCCCTCAATTTGAGTTATATCGGTACTCGCAACATTACCTCTCGCAAGGATGCCTTTATCAAAGCGGGAATGTTTGTACTTGGCAACGTAATTATTCTTAGCCTATTTGGATTAGTCTCTTCCTTCGCAGGATTTGTAATTGTGGAATATCGCGGTCACATTAATGTGGCTGTCGGAGCAATTATTTTAATCATGGGACTCGGTTTGTTGGGCTTGATTAAGATTCCTTTACCTCAAGTTAATGTTGGCGGAACTAATTTTGGTCCTTTTGGAGTTGGTTTAACCTACGCTTTGGTTAGTTCTCCCTGTGCTAGTCCTGTGCTGTTTGCAGTGATTGCGGCTTCGGCGGCAAGTGGTTCACAAGTTCTATCGGTATTGACGATGGTAAGTTATGCCTTGGGCTATACGATTGTGATCTTCTTATCTAGTTTGTTGACTGGTTTTGCCAAGCAAGCCAACCTGCTGATGAAATACTCGGAAGGAATCACCAAATTTGGAAGTATCGCGCTGATTTTGGCAGGAATTTACTATCTATTTGTAGGTGTACAGTGGTTTATTGGCGGTTAA